From Candidatus Amoebophilus asiaticus 5a2, the proteins below share one genomic window:
- a CDS encoding DUF4385 domain-containing protein: protein MDSPSYLNFDNKNYAWKNTINYREEPYLYRVGKGEQGVLICQPYKKEIGPYWRFKTPDIAKESSEKIYQLFLTYLENNDFIGADMARKYLQMGYTRARRYANYKGGKKYDALHDYAQLERGTGEEEKAISARIFYGRWKEAEANPKYAQLKQAWKEQYG from the coding sequence ATGGATAGCCCTAGTTATTTAAACTTTGATAATAAAAATTACGCTTGGAAGAATACCATTAATTACCGTGAAGAGCCATATCTTTATCGAGTAGGTAAAGGAGAACAAGGTGTATTAATATGCCAACCTTATAAAAAAGAAATTGGCCCTTATTGGCGTTTTAAAACTCCTGATATAGCAAAAGAAAGTAGCGAAAAAATATACCAACTGTTTTTAACCTACTTAGAAAACAACGATTTTATAGGTGCTGATATGGCTCGTAAATACTTACAAATGGGCTATACAAGAGCTAGGCGATATGCCAATTATAAAGGAGGGAAGAAATATGATGCCTTGCATGATTATGCACAGTTAGAAAGAGGTACGGGCGAAGAAGAAAAGGCCATAAGTGCCAGGATATTTTATGGAAGATGGAAAGAGGCAGAAGCTAATCCTAAATATGCACAGTTGAAGCAAGCATGGAAAGAGCAGTATGGTTAG
- a CDS encoding N-acetylglucosamine kinase: protein MVNRMFLVAVSLFSILGQQVIADDLIVVPHADYILCIDGRGSKTSLQVVTTQGAVIPLQGPAGIVQEIYTEGSNVASLGWDLVQKRLEKLLNQVKFPPGNNPLQNKSSVAVVAGFAGIGLPEIRQKFIDLFQQWGLNPDKIVVTTDINLAKELLSQKDGAVLIAGLGSVAFVKHQGHCLRFGGLGWYLGDEGSGFSVGKKAIAAAIAEDKGFGMKTALTPILKEMFQKQELYRLIPLLQDGTISSEQVAAIAPIVFECAYSKKDPVAHLIVKLAAQELASLIRQGIEMIQKELKPLPANWPIYLIGGQFKGPYAQAWTQELWSFLPQRGKMVPHNLAKSNTTTVVVQQKLAARRNKRGW, encoded by the coding sequence ATGGTAAACAGGATGTTTCTAGTAGCAGTTTCCCTTTTTTCTATTCTTGGCCAACAGGTTATTGCCGATGACCTAATAGTAGTACCTCATGCTGACTACATTTTATGTATTGATGGACGTGGTTCTAAAACTTCTTTACAAGTTGTTACTACCCAAGGAGCAGTTATTCCTTTACAAGGACCCGCGGGCATAGTACAAGAAATTTATACCGAAGGAAGTAACGTTGCAAGTTTGGGTTGGGATTTAGTACAGAAACGACTAGAAAAACTTTTAAACCAAGTTAAGTTCCCTCCAGGTAACAATCCTTTACAGAATAAAAGCTCTGTTGCAGTTGTTGCAGGTTTTGCAGGCATTGGGCTCCCAGAAATACGCCAAAAATTTATCGATTTATTTCAACAATGGGGTTTGAACCCAGATAAAATTGTTGTAACCACAGATATTAACTTAGCTAAAGAGCTTTTAAGCCAAAAAGATGGGGCTGTATTGATTGCCGGATTAGGCTCTGTTGCTTTTGTCAAGCATCAGGGACATTGCTTGCGCTTTGGGGGGCTTGGATGGTACTTAGGAGATGAAGGGAGTGGTTTCTCTGTAGGAAAAAAGGCTATAGCTGCAGCTATAGCTGAAGATAAGGGTTTTGGTATGAAAACAGCTTTGACTCCTATTTTAAAAGAAATGTTTCAAAAACAAGAACTATATCGTCTAATTCCACTTTTGCAGGATGGCACCATCAGTTCTGAACAGGTAGCAGCGATTGCTCCAATAGTTTTTGAATGCGCTTATAGTAAAAAAGACCCGGTAGCACACCTTATTGTCAAGCTGGCAGCACAGGAGTTAGCTAGTTTAATTCGCCAAGGGATAGAGATGATTCAGAAAGAGTTAAAGCCTTTACCTGCCAACTGGCCGATCTACTTGATTGGTGGCCAATTTAAAGGTCCCTATGCACAGGCTTGGACCCAAGAACTCTGGTCATTTTTACCACAAAGGGGAAAAATGGTTCCACACAATCTAGCTAAGTCTAATACTACTACGGTGGTAGTGCAGCAAAAGTTAGCTGCAAGACGAAACAAAAGGGGTTGGTAA
- the dacB gene encoding D-alanyl-D-alanine carboxypeptidase/D-alanyl-D-alanine endopeptidase yields the protein MFVSYSSKANNEQLKLSSIVEIQGITDESVLKNASVSLYAVNTATREVIHSINPHISLVPASSLKLFTTATALEILGEDFKFQTRLQYNGEVDKRGTLRGNLYILGEGDPTLGSKMFREYYYDPYFIETWINTIKAKGIKRINGAVIGDTKTLEDYTAPDTWVVEDLGNEYGAVYSELSIFDNKYEMLFMPRLIDETKLDIVQISPQIPEEVKIINRLQRVGDKYQFCIYGMPYKNTRIIKGAIPQDKLTLVVKASIPDPAYWAAYTLRNELEKNGIKVKKGPTTTRRKQELHLHKGNLEPEIRQVKRQQEGKYQKSKRNVKKDETPRVDLYTNYSPPLKDIVVITNRESNNLYAEHIINQIGLHIAGKEDTENGIKAAIDFWCAAGIDTTGIFLHDGSGLSRYNSITTKQLVDILCYMKNSKNFDAFYHSLPIAGETGTLKELFTKAPLKGNLKAKTGGMKRVLSYTGYCTTISGTEIAFSLIVNNYNGTPKELKQQIEKLLTALVNEALPLHYK from the coding sequence GTGTTTGTCTCTTATAGTAGCAAGGCAAACAACGAGCAGCTCAAGCTGTCATCTATTGTGGAAATACAAGGAATTACAGATGAGAGTGTATTAAAAAATGCCTCAGTAAGCCTTTATGCTGTTAATACCGCAACAAGAGAGGTTATTCATTCTATTAATCCACATATAAGTTTAGTTCCGGCGTCTTCTCTAAAGCTTTTTACTACGGCTACAGCATTGGAAATTTTAGGAGAAGATTTTAAATTTCAAACACGTTTACAGTATAATGGAGAGGTGGATAAAAGAGGGACTCTTAGAGGTAATCTATACATTCTAGGGGAAGGGGATCCTACTTTAGGTTCAAAAATGTTCAGAGAATATTATTATGATCCATACTTTATAGAAACATGGATCAATACTATTAAAGCCAAAGGTATTAAAAGAATAAACGGGGCTGTTATAGGAGATACAAAAACTCTTGAAGATTACACAGCACCAGATACATGGGTGGTAGAAGATTTAGGTAATGAGTATGGTGCAGTTTATAGTGAGTTATCCATATTTGATAATAAATATGAAATGCTTTTTATGCCTCGTTTAATAGATGAAACTAAATTAGATATTGTTCAAATCAGTCCACAAATTCCTGAAGAAGTTAAAATTATCAATCGATTGCAAAGGGTAGGGGATAAATACCAGTTTTGTATTTATGGTATGCCTTATAAAAATACGAGAATAATCAAAGGTGCTATTCCACAGGACAAGTTAACACTGGTAGTTAAAGCGTCTATACCAGATCCTGCTTATTGGGCTGCCTATACTTTAAGAAATGAATTAGAAAAAAACGGTATCAAAGTTAAAAAAGGGCCTACTACCACAAGACGTAAACAAGAACTTCATTTACATAAAGGTAATTTAGAACCAGAAATACGTCAAGTGAAACGACAGCAAGAAGGTAAATATCAAAAAAGTAAGCGAAATGTAAAAAAAGACGAGACACCAAGGGTTGATTTATATACTAACTATTCTCCTCCACTAAAAGATATAGTAGTCATCACAAACCGAGAAAGTAATAATTTGTATGCAGAACATATTATTAACCAAATTGGTTTACATATAGCAGGCAAAGAAGATACAGAAAATGGAATTAAAGCAGCAATAGACTTTTGGTGTGCTGCAGGTATAGATACAACAGGTATATTCCTCCATGATGGAAGTGGCCTATCTAGATATAATAGCATTACAACTAAGCAGCTGGTTGATATTTTGTGCTATATGAAAAACAGCAAAAACTTTGATGCCTTTTATCACTCGTTACCTATAGCAGGAGAGACAGGAACCTTAAAAGAATTATTTACAAAAGCCCCTTTAAAAGGAAATCTTAAAGCTAAAACTGGTGGTATGAAAAGAGTATTGAGTTATACAGGCTACTGCACTACCATCAGTGGAACAGAAATAGCCTTTTCATTGATTGTCAATAATTATAATGGAACACCTAAGGAATTAAAACAACAAATAGAAAAGTTGCTTACAGCACTTGTTAATGAGGCATTACCTTTGCATTATAAATGA
- a CDS encoding DUF72 domain-containing protein, whose protein sequence is MHPYSNMIYIGCSGWSYKNWKSVFYPPTLSSKNYFAYYATHFKTVEVNSTFYHFPTSKTVHTWVQQTPSDFKFTLKVSREITHLKRMHQVRELLNNFYGLSDILKDKLDCFLFQFPASFRFTPEYLERILEQLDPCYRNVLEFRDSSWWHPEIIRILQEHHIICCTVSGFGLPEDLNITDKAAYIRLHGYPVYTGCYSEQELVNWAQKIKVEQIKELWVYFNNTMHGHAIQNATELKKLLELT, encoded by the coding sequence ATGCACCCATATAGTAATATGATATATATAGGCTGTTCAGGTTGGTCCTATAAAAACTGGAAGTCTGTATTTTATCCACCAACACTTTCTTCTAAGAATTACTTTGCATACTATGCCACTCATTTTAAAACTGTCGAGGTAAACAGCACTTTTTATCATTTTCCTACATCAAAAACAGTCCATACATGGGTACAACAAACTCCTTCTGACTTCAAATTTACTTTAAAAGTTAGCAGAGAAATTACTCATCTTAAGCGGATGCATCAAGTTCGAGAGCTGCTTAACAATTTTTATGGTTTATCAGATATACTAAAAGATAAACTTGATTGTTTCCTTTTTCAATTTCCAGCAAGTTTTAGGTTTACACCAGAGTACCTGGAGCGGATTCTTGAACAGCTTGACCCTTGCTATAGAAATGTGCTTGAATTTCGAGATTCTAGTTGGTGGCATCCTGAAATAATCCGTATTCTTCAAGAACATCATATAATATGCTGCACAGTAAGTGGTTTTGGACTGCCGGAAGATCTTAATATAACAGATAAAGCTGCCTATATCCGATTGCATGGGTATCCAGTTTATACGGGATGTTATTCAGAACAAGAATTGGTAAATTGGGCACAAAAGATAAAAGTAGAACAGATAAAAGAGCTATGGGTATATTTCAATAATACTATGCATGGACATGCTATTCAGAATGCTACTGAATTAAAAAAATTACTTGAACTTACCTAA